A DNA window from Leopardus geoffroyi isolate Oge1 chromosome A1, O.geoffroyi_Oge1_pat1.0, whole genome shotgun sequence contains the following coding sequences:
- the PGBD2 gene encoding piggyBac transposable element-derived protein 2 isoform X1 codes for MASCLTLSNPTVGRDASSKLKSMKLLEVLNALEEEGPSHRREEIFIAPPDNASGDFTDEDSGDEDGQRGSHVPGSVLHASVVPEDSGTEEEDDDLQPPPAMKRQKAVVEPQRVWIKRDIQPNFRSWTPSDPHIEDLKSQELSPVGLFELFFDEGTINFIVNETNRYAWQKNVNLGLTAQELKCVLGILILSGYISYPRRRMFWETSPDSHHHLVADAIRRDRFELIFSYLHFADNNELDESDRFAKVRPLIVRMNCNFQKHAPLEEFYSFGESMCEYFGHRGSKQLPAGKPMRLGYKIWCGTTSRGYLVWFEPSQGTLFTKSDRGLDLGGSMVVKFVDALQERGCLPYHIFFDKVFTSVKLMSILRKKGVKATGTVREYRTERCPLKDPKELKKMKRGSFDYKVDESEEIIVCRWHDSSVVNICSNAVGIEPVELTSHHSGIAKTRTQVYQPSLVKLYQEKVGGVSRMDQNIAKYKVKIRGMKWYSSFIGYVIDAALNNAWQLHRICSHDAQVDLLAFRRYVACVYLESNADMSSQGRRSRRLETESRFDMIGHWIVHQDKRTRCALCHSQTNTRCEKCQKGVHAKCFREYHIR; via the exons atggcttcctgtcttacattgag CAATCCCACTGTTGGGAGAGATGCCAGTTCAAAGCTCAAGTCCATGAAGCTACTTGAGGTTCTGAATGCATTGGAGGAGGAGGGTCCTAGCCACCGCAGGGAAGAGATCTTCATTGCGCCACCTGACAATGCTTCAGGGGATTTCACTGATGAGGACTCAGGTGATGAAGATGGCCAGCGAGGCTCCCATGTGCCCGGTAGTGTGCTGCATGCCTCTGTTGTACCTGAGGACTCTGGCACTGAGGAGGAGGATGACGACCTGCAGCCACCACCAGCCATGAAGAGGCAGAAGGCAGTAGTGGAACCTCAGCGTGTTTGGATCAAAAGAGATATCCAACCCAACTTCCGCAGCTGGACTCCATCGGATCCCCATATAGAGGATCTCAAAAGCCAGGAACTGAGTCCTGTAGGCctatttgagttgttttttgaTGAAGGaactattaattttattgttaatGAAACCAATCGTTATGCTTGGCAAAAAAATGTCAACCTTGGGCTCACAGCCCAGGAATTAAAGTGTGTTTTGGGAATTTTGATTTTAAGTGGGTATATATCCTATCCAAGGAGAAGGATGTTTTGGGAAACATCTCCTGATTCACATCATCATCTTGTGGCTGATGCAATTAGAAGGGACAGATTTGAACTGATCTTTTCATACCTGCATTTTGCAGATAATAATGAGCTGGATGAAAGTGATAGGTTTGCCAAGGTCAGGCCTCTCATTGTCCGAATGAATTGTAATTTCCAGAAGCACGCACCCTTGGAAGAGTTCTATAGCTTTGGGGAGTCCATGTGTGAATACTTTGGACACCGGGGATCCAAGCAGCTGCCAGCAGGGAAACCCATGCGTCTGGGCTACAAGATCTGGTGTGGGACAACCAGCAGGGGCTATCTGGTGTGGTTTGAGCCCTCACAGGGCACACTGTTCACCAAGTCAGACAGGGGCTTAGACTTAGGAGGTAGTATGGTGGTAAAATTTGTGGATGCTCTTCAGGAGCGTGGCTGTTTGCCATACCACATATTTTTTGACAAGGTTTTTACAAGTGTCAAACTCATGTCCATTTTGAGGAAAAAGGGGGTGAAGGCCACAGGAACTGTTCGTGAATACAGGACTGAGCGATGTCCCCTCAAAGATCCCAAAgaacttaagaaaatgaagaggggTTCATTTGATTATAAAGTTGATGAGAGTGAGGAGATTATCGTGTGCCGCTGGCATGATAGCAGTGTGGTTAACATCTGCTCTAATGCTGTGGGCATAGAGCCAGTGGAGCTGACCAGCCATCATTCAGGAATAGCCAAAACACGGACCCAAGTCTATCAACCATCCCTGGTGAAACTGTACCAGGAGAAAGTGGGGGGTGTCAGCCGGATGGACCAGAATATTGCTAAATACAAGGTAAAGATCCGGGGCATGAAGTGGTACTCAAGCTTCATTGGCTATGTCATTGATGCTGCCCTCAATAATGCTTGGCAACTACACAGGATCTGCAGCCATGATGCCCAGGTAGACCTCCTGGCCTTCCGGAGATATGTGGCCTGTGTGTACCTAGAGAGCAATGCTGACATGTCCTCCCAAGGGAGGCGAAGCAGACGGCTGGAAACTGAGAGCCGCTTTGACATGATTGGTCACTGGATCGTCCACCAGGACAAGAGGACTCGGTGTGCCCTTTGCCACTCGCAGACCAACACCCGCTGCGAGAAATGCCAGAAGGGTGTCCATGCCAAGTGTTTCAGGGAGTACCACATTCGGTGA
- the PGBD2 gene encoding piggyBac transposable element-derived protein 2 isoform X2, whose amino-acid sequence MASTSSNPTVGRDASSKLKSMKLLEVLNALEEEGPSHRREEIFIAPPDNASGDFTDEDSGDEDGQRGSHVPGSVLHASVVPEDSGTEEEDDDLQPPPAMKRQKAVVEPQRVWIKRDIQPNFRSWTPSDPHIEDLKSQELSPVGLFELFFDEGTINFIVNETNRYAWQKNVNLGLTAQELKCVLGILILSGYISYPRRRMFWETSPDSHHHLVADAIRRDRFELIFSYLHFADNNELDESDRFAKVRPLIVRMNCNFQKHAPLEEFYSFGESMCEYFGHRGSKQLPAGKPMRLGYKIWCGTTSRGYLVWFEPSQGTLFTKSDRGLDLGGSMVVKFVDALQERGCLPYHIFFDKVFTSVKLMSILRKKGVKATGTVREYRTERCPLKDPKELKKMKRGSFDYKVDESEEIIVCRWHDSSVVNICSNAVGIEPVELTSHHSGIAKTRTQVYQPSLVKLYQEKVGGVSRMDQNIAKYKVKIRGMKWYSSFIGYVIDAALNNAWQLHRICSHDAQVDLLAFRRYVACVYLESNADMSSQGRRSRRLETESRFDMIGHWIVHQDKRTRCALCHSQTNTRCEKCQKGVHAKCFREYHIR is encoded by the coding sequence CAATCCCACTGTTGGGAGAGATGCCAGTTCAAAGCTCAAGTCCATGAAGCTACTTGAGGTTCTGAATGCATTGGAGGAGGAGGGTCCTAGCCACCGCAGGGAAGAGATCTTCATTGCGCCACCTGACAATGCTTCAGGGGATTTCACTGATGAGGACTCAGGTGATGAAGATGGCCAGCGAGGCTCCCATGTGCCCGGTAGTGTGCTGCATGCCTCTGTTGTACCTGAGGACTCTGGCACTGAGGAGGAGGATGACGACCTGCAGCCACCACCAGCCATGAAGAGGCAGAAGGCAGTAGTGGAACCTCAGCGTGTTTGGATCAAAAGAGATATCCAACCCAACTTCCGCAGCTGGACTCCATCGGATCCCCATATAGAGGATCTCAAAAGCCAGGAACTGAGTCCTGTAGGCctatttgagttgttttttgaTGAAGGaactattaattttattgttaatGAAACCAATCGTTATGCTTGGCAAAAAAATGTCAACCTTGGGCTCACAGCCCAGGAATTAAAGTGTGTTTTGGGAATTTTGATTTTAAGTGGGTATATATCCTATCCAAGGAGAAGGATGTTTTGGGAAACATCTCCTGATTCACATCATCATCTTGTGGCTGATGCAATTAGAAGGGACAGATTTGAACTGATCTTTTCATACCTGCATTTTGCAGATAATAATGAGCTGGATGAAAGTGATAGGTTTGCCAAGGTCAGGCCTCTCATTGTCCGAATGAATTGTAATTTCCAGAAGCACGCACCCTTGGAAGAGTTCTATAGCTTTGGGGAGTCCATGTGTGAATACTTTGGACACCGGGGATCCAAGCAGCTGCCAGCAGGGAAACCCATGCGTCTGGGCTACAAGATCTGGTGTGGGACAACCAGCAGGGGCTATCTGGTGTGGTTTGAGCCCTCACAGGGCACACTGTTCACCAAGTCAGACAGGGGCTTAGACTTAGGAGGTAGTATGGTGGTAAAATTTGTGGATGCTCTTCAGGAGCGTGGCTGTTTGCCATACCACATATTTTTTGACAAGGTTTTTACAAGTGTCAAACTCATGTCCATTTTGAGGAAAAAGGGGGTGAAGGCCACAGGAACTGTTCGTGAATACAGGACTGAGCGATGTCCCCTCAAAGATCCCAAAgaacttaagaaaatgaagaggggTTCATTTGATTATAAAGTTGATGAGAGTGAGGAGATTATCGTGTGCCGCTGGCATGATAGCAGTGTGGTTAACATCTGCTCTAATGCTGTGGGCATAGAGCCAGTGGAGCTGACCAGCCATCATTCAGGAATAGCCAAAACACGGACCCAAGTCTATCAACCATCCCTGGTGAAACTGTACCAGGAGAAAGTGGGGGGTGTCAGCCGGATGGACCAGAATATTGCTAAATACAAGGTAAAGATCCGGGGCATGAAGTGGTACTCAAGCTTCATTGGCTATGTCATTGATGCTGCCCTCAATAATGCTTGGCAACTACACAGGATCTGCAGCCATGATGCCCAGGTAGACCTCCTGGCCTTCCGGAGATATGTGGCCTGTGTGTACCTAGAGAGCAATGCTGACATGTCCTCCCAAGGGAGGCGAAGCAGACGGCTGGAAACTGAGAGCCGCTTTGACATGATTGGTCACTGGATCGTCCACCAGGACAAGAGGACTCGGTGTGCCCTTTGCCACTCGCAGACCAACACCCGCTGCGAGAAATGCCAGAAGGGTGTCCATGCCAAGTGTTTCAGGGAGTACCACATTCGGTGA